CACTCCCAAACTTTTTCTCAGCCAGGAAATCTTCCACATCCAGATTTCAAGCCATTCCCcctccctttttcttctttccttcttcatCAAAACCAACCACAACTCATCCCCCATACCCAACTATAGACAACCAAAaattcaacatattcaagatGAGACAGGAGAACCTAAACCCGAAGAAATATCGCAAGATGAGAGGTGGGCTGGCCCGGCTGGGGGGTTTAAAATTCAACAAACCCAAATAACTTTCTGTTTGGAACCAGAAACTTGGGTAACCAGGAGAAACAGGAAAATAGCCAATTTCCATATGCCATAATCTAACATAATACTCAACTATCATGATTATAGAAGAAAAGAGGAAATTTGAAATTGGATGTTAGCTGGACTACAAATTTGAACCCAAATATCACATCCATAAGACGACCTGAGGTCAAACTTACATAGACTTTCCCCCGATTCAATTATAAAACCTAACATAAAAAACATACGATGTTTAAGAAATTTGCAGAGATATTGATAAATGGACGACAGTAAAAACCAAATGCAAGATCACAAAGGTTAAGATTATAGATCATATATAGAACAATAAAGTTTGAAATTGATAAATACAGACCTCAAAAGCAGCGCTTGttgtctcttttcttttttattaatattaaccCTAGAAATCCACACCTAAAGATTCACAAACTTCATCAACCCTAATTTATTAATTGTGAATCGTGCACTCTCATACCACTTCCTTGGCAGGGGCAGGCGCAGGTGCTGGAGCAGGCACGGAGTCAGCGGCAGGAATCTTCACGTAGCCCAATTTCTTGGTATTGACGTCGTCATCGTGGTCGTCTTCATCGTCATCGGAATAGGGAGAGCCGTAGCGGAAGTCGTAGAAGCGGTTGGAGAATAGGGACCAGGCTAGGTACATGGTTGCGGCAGTGAGGGCCCCACAGCCGACGCCAAAGAGCAGAGCCACCACCACGCTGAGGATGTCCTTGGTGCGGTCCCGGAGCGAGCTGTAGTCGTAGTTGGAGGAGGAAGACAGGGACTTCTTATACCCCAACCCGAACGGCATGTCGTCCCGCTCGATTGGACGATCCTGCACCTCATCGTTGACCGGAAAGACGAAGATCTCGGAGGGGAAAGCTCGATCCAAGTTGGGCCTGGGACTGAAACGGCCGATCTCGGTGACGACGGTGACGACTCCCGAGGAGGAAGGGTTTTGCTTGAAGGAGAAGGAGTAGGAGGAGATGAAGAGCGTCTTGCAGGGCCTGGCGTTGGTGGAgataattgagagagagaggatgaccAACTGGAGAAGGAGGAGACGCTGAGTCAAGGACGCCATGTCCACTGATTGCTGGGGCCTTCGTCTGCGCGTTAGGCGATGAATTGCTGAGGAATTTGGGAATTTTGGATTGGTCTCGCTCTCTCCGTCGGTATCAAAATCAAAGGCACTTCGGTATATATGTaaacaagaataaataaagggcAGTACTGTTACCCCAGCTTTGACAGCTGGCCGTACTCAATTTAAGAGgcaatatactaatattttttataaataaattccgccgaaagagaaaaaaaaaaaaaaaaaaaacattttctaacctaaaatagattaaaaattattaaaaacaaagaaTTTTTAACTTTGCGTAACCTCGAATTTAAAGAAGAGTTCTATTATTGTAATGTCTCTACaccattaatataaattttatattttatattttacaaattaaatattacgtgatgtatataatattttctacacattgattttttattattttctaaaatattagttaacattttaaaaattgacGTTTAAAACTGCCTTCTGTTACATTTTAATGGTTATGATTAATtgagaatataatatttaaaaattttaaaaccgaaatataaattattatatgaattttaatAGATTTTGATACAAAGTGAAAAAAACCCTCATAATTagggttatatatattttattttctttaataaaaaataccgatgcctattttatttgtattacaATTCTATCCCGTAGATATTGGAATATACCCAACTTTTTAGGCTATTTGATACGACACCGTACCATTTTAAGAGGCAATAgataacttattattattattattaaaataggaaaacaaaatataagaagAGAAGCCCTTCAACATTAGGGGCGAAAACGAAAATTGCCTTCCCGGTGGGCCTTGCTTGCGAGTGTCCTAAATCCTAAAGAATTGCGTAGGGTCTAAGGAAGCCATTGCGTTAGAAGTTTTgtgtctctctatctctctccacTCGCAGGCTTGCAGCAGGACAGAGATCAGAGACGATGGGATTGCTCTCGAACAAAATCGAGAGGGACGCACTGAAACCTGGAGATCACATCTACTCTTGGAGACACTCCTATATTTATTCCCACCATGGTCATACGCCTTCTCCTTCTTctacttttttgtttattatgttcacattttgttttttactccATTTGTTTCATATACGAAGCTTATAGGATCcgtattttttttatgggtattTTATGTGCTGCTTATTATATCTTTTCTTCCAGTCATCTTATCTTCCTGGATTGAAATGTGCTATATATCttctatttccttttatttttcttttttgatcgtGCTTTTATGGTTTAATTAATCAAGCTTCTATTTTCCCGATTCTCTTAGTTAGAATGGTCATTTGAAACTGGAATTACGTTTCTGGGACCCCCACCTCTTCTCTGTTTCAGGAAAGATCAGAAAGACAAACTTCTTGAGTGGAGAAGCAAAACGAACGTTGTTCTCTTATTTATATCTTAATCACTACTGATATAGATGTTATGCTAAATGTGACTTTAAAGCATTGGGGTGCCTTTCTATATATGTTTATTGTTGTTGTAATTACGCAGCGAAATCTTATAAAAGCTGTACCAATTTACGTGCTATAAAATTTTTGCATTTTTGGTATGaacagtttttaaaattggatCTGAATCATCTGATATTGGCTGAATTTACTGTTCACTGCAACAAGGCTATAGCTTGTAGAAGCATTGCACGtcgatgtttttttttttttccccttcttttgtttctttctttccagCTACTTTGTGGATAGATCTTGAACTTAAACCATGCTCTCCCTCTCCCCATATGAGATTCACTTTATTGAAGCACTGAAGTTGCACATTTggtttttatgttttgattttatcCTTTCAATTGTATGAGGGGCGCTTGGAGTTGACCTCAAATTAACATTTTAGTAGGATTAGAGTTGAAAAACCAGGATCAAGTTTATGGGATAGGATGTTGGGACCATAATCAGTGCTAAATCATCAGTATCTAATCATTCTGGAGTTAAGAAAAGGTTATTTGCTCAGGATCGAATGCCTGTGATTCTCATTTCTTGGAACTTGTTTTCTATGGAACGTAGTGGTTCATAGTTTGCTTGATGTATACACTTTTTAATCTTTGCAATTTCAGCTAAAAACAACTATACATCTCC
This is a stretch of genomic DNA from Carya illinoinensis cultivar Pawnee chromosome 3, C.illinoinensisPawnee_v1, whole genome shotgun sequence. It encodes these proteins:
- the LOC122305772 gene encoding uncharacterized protein LOC122305772 is translated as MASLTQRLLLLQLVILSLSIISTNARPCKTLFISSYSFSFKQNPSSSGVVTVVTEIGRFSPRPNLDRAFPSEIFVFPVNDEVQDRPIERDDMPFGLGYKKSLSSSSNYDYSSLRDRTKDILSVVVALLFGVGCGALTAATMYLAWSLFSNRFYDFRYGSPYSDDDEDDHDDDVNTKKLGYVKIPAADSVPAPAPAPAPAKEVV